A window from Triticum aestivum cultivar Chinese Spring chromosome 6D, IWGSC CS RefSeq v2.1, whole genome shotgun sequence encodes these proteins:
- the LOC123146200 gene encoding formin-like protein 2 — translation MFAMYRQGNNDVVFKYLHVYKRIDKCEKWAEVRRTLDKAKETYKPDAPTSGASEGRPDGNKGAKNGKHADAATARVQESIEHCLADAQARATLREEKTGARWSALLSSSAVKIDLLRTNVVAKKRNTDLAFLLGGADMLQSNDEAVKAWYLAERGLILNQLPSTTTPTPTLPPSPSDDAAETPRSTEATPTPPSTETPPSPRTPTPPTPEVDLAI, via the coding sequence ATGTTCGCCATGTATCGGCAGGGCAACAACGACGTCgtattcaagtacctccacgtttacaagcgcattgacaagtgcgagaagtgggcggaagtccggcgcacccttgacaaggccaaggagacctacaagccggacgcgccgacgtcgggcgcgtcagaagggcggccggacggcaacaaaggtgccaagaacgggaaacacgccgacgcggccaccgctcgagtgcaggagtccatcgagcattgcctcgccgacgcacagGCTCGGGCCAcccttcgtgaagagaagaccggggcgcggtggtcggcgttgttgtcgagcagcgccgtcaagatcgacctactccggaccaacgtcgtcgcgaagaagagaaacactgacctggctttcctgctgggcggggcggacatgctccagagcaacgacgaggcggtcaaggcgtggtacttggcggagcgtggcctcatcctgaaccagcttcccTCGACGACGACGCCCACGCCCACGCTgccgccaagcccgagcgatgatgccgccgagactccccgcagcacagaagccacgccgacgccgCCTAGCACAGAGACCccgccaagcccgcgcacgccgactccgccaacgccgGAGGTCGACCTCGCCATCTGA